In Lactuca sativa cultivar Salinas chromosome 5, Lsat_Salinas_v11, whole genome shotgun sequence, the DNA window TGGGCGGCGGCGGAGGGAGGCGGCGTTGCTAGCGTCGTCGCTGGAGCCGTCGATGGTGTCTTCAGTGACGGCGTCACTGGTTAGAGCTGAAGAGAAGACGATGGAAACCAAGAAGAACcgaagggaagaaaagaaaagaGACGATCGATTTTTTAGGGAAAATAGAAACGCGCCTCTCGTTTTTATTTTTCAGACTTTGTTTGCTATCTGAAAAAATAAGAgacatttttatttttaagagGTAAAAAATAATACACAAACAAACACTCTTAATCTGAAATTTTAATACATTGCCTCTTAATTTTGCAGTTAAAAGGTAAACAAACATCCTCTTAGTATGTTAGTAGTGGGGTGCATGCACCCCATTTTAGCCAGCACATATATTATACATAAAAATTAAGAAAACAAATAGAAAATTATAGTTTAGCCCCCACTAAAAATAGCATATATTTAGAGTTTCTTTTGATCATATTCATTTTTACTTATTTTTCTGTATTTTTCTACAGAGTTATTTATCATTTTTGTAGAAAAAAATCTCAAAAGGAAGCATCATATATGCATATgattacttttttttaattttatttaacaaTTCATAAAAAAACCTCAAATATTATGgtactttattatttttatttattttattttatttattatataatattaACTCTATAATGAACCCGATAAAATTTTGTTCTGAATCCACCATTACCAGAGGCCCACTTTGCACATTATGTGctcttaattatattttaaaaaggaAATCATATTAATATTTAAAATCAACCTTTTGGAcacttttataaaatatgaattttctTATAGACGGTTGATCCAAATTTCGCTTTTATCAATTACTGATCATTATTGTCATGCTTGTATTTTGTTCACATCTCATTTGTTAATtgatctattttatttttattaagataataatcattactAAATTGTACTTGTTAGTAAAAACCAAGATTTTAAAAAGATCGACATGACTCAAAGGCTTGTATTTACGGTCAAACTATAACAAAATATGGTCTTAAGTTCTAtatgtatatttaaattaataataatagaaaatacatataaaattattaattatataaaaaaattgtcGTCTTAACTCGACGTGGCTTATCACGACTCATAAAAACTTAAGGTCGGCTTGATATTGCCGCCAAGTCATGTCTAACATTATTTACAATATTAGTGAAAACTATCTTTCTACGGTGTGGTAGTAATATTTCAAAATCTTACGACATTATACAATTTTATATCAACCTTTTTGGATGGTTTAATACATGATGATAATGTAATCAAACTTATCTATCATTACTAACTGTGTTTTACTTTAATATAAAAAGTTGTTTATTTAACCTTTATCAAGAAATACTTAATTAATAATCACACTTTTATTAAACTATTTCAtcaagtaaaaaaaatatttgttttacACAAAAGGatgtaatttttttgtttttaattggaCCAAAGAATTTATTATAGTCGTGGCAATCATATTTTAATTAGTTAAACTCATGGCTAATAAAGTATTACTTTAATCCAACAGAACAAGAAGATTCCCAAAACACTTTTAAATCGTTGTGCCACTTAAGTGTTGACCCTGCATGAAGTGTACGAACTCTCAAGATCCTCCAAGAATACGTTTCTGTGGAGAAAACACTTTCTTTATGAATGAAATTCATAAAAGAACCCTTTTTGTTCTTGATCGATTCTTGCTACTTTCAAGTTTTTATTGATGGATTCTTTCTACTTTCAAGCTTTTCTTGATCAATAGTGAATACCCAGATCAAATTTCACGTCCCTTTTAGGAAATCTGTCTTtttgtgtgtgtgagtgtgtgtccGAGGTCTAAAACCCTCGAagattttgatttcttttagcGGTTTTTAGGGTTTTGACTTACAATGGATGGAAGTGATATTTATAAAGCTAGTAGTAGTATGAGAGCAAGTAGTAGTGGTAGTGGAATGATGTCGACTTTAAGATCTGCAAGTACTTCTGTGTGGAGGAATTCTGGGATGGATGTGTTTACAAAATCTACTCGTGAAGAAAACGATGAAGAAGCTCTTAAATGGGCTTCTCTTGAAAAGCTTCCAACTTTTGATCGTTTGAAAAGAGGTCTGCTTTTTGGATCAAGAGGACCTTCATATGAAGTTGATGTGGATAATCTTGATTACAATGATCGAAAACGATTGCTTGATAGGCTTGTAAGGATTGCTGATGAAGATAATGAAAAGTTCTTGTTGAAGCTCAGGAACAGAATCGATAggtattttaaattcctctttcttgttgtttgatttaaaGTTTGATTGTATTCTTTCTCCAACGATATGATGATGTCAAGCGGGTGGAAATTGACATTTAATGCTTAAAAATATCGATTACTATTTGAATAAATGGTATCAATTTCGTAATCATATTTAATGATTAATATAATAAGTAAATATTAGATTAAAAGGATGGAAGAGGGGTTAACATGATGCTAACCATTTTAACAAGAATTAAAATTCAATCGTTTTGATTTTGATCAAGTACACTGTTCATTTTGTCACCTTTATTGAAACATAATCAGTGTACCAACGTAACGAATAGTAATGTATGCTAAAACGGGTCAAACGGTCAAAACGGATTGAAGTTTGACAACTTGTGTTATTTGTTCTTTTTCATTCAACAAGTATTACTGTTTGTTTGTAACGAATCTGAAAGCATTGGGTGTTGTTTCTTTATTGATGAATTTAATCTAGCAAACTATATAACATGACTTTAATCTGTATGTTATATATAAATGATttcttttttttaatacatttctCCAAAACGTGGCTGCTTTCCTATTGAGTCATAATCTTCTACAAATTTGTCtcgatttttttctttttatatttttatcaagTGTCCCATTCATTAATTTTTAGGGTGTGTTTGGGATTGTTTATTGCTAACAACTTATCTTTATTAATTTCTAAAAAACGcaataaattgataaattatttttttagagTTTAAAAATTACTGCTTATagatgtaaaataaccaataagAACCATATATAGATAGACATATAGTTACAATATGTTTAATAAGGTAAATTTGTTTAAATAATTCATAAGCTATTTTAGATAAATTAGAACCCACTAACTTCTCAAAAACTCCTCAATTAAGTCAATAACCACTTATGATTTAAATCTATCCAAACACTACTAAAAACTACTTGTTAGCGGCCAAATCGCAACAAGCTAATTAACATCTTAGATATGAAATCTCAAACACCCCCTTAAGCAAAAAATAAACATCTAATAAAGAAAAGTCAAAGAAACGAATGGAAGCTTTTCCattaattcataactttttacaAATATGTCATTCATTTATGTTTATCCTTTCATTTAATTAAACACGTTACGTTCAAAAAATGAAAAAGACTGTTCTCTCTTTTAATTTTGAATTCTATTTTCTTACATTTTGTAACTTTCACTGGGAATGTTACAGGGTCGGCATTGATTTGCCAACAATTGAAGTCAAATTTGAGCATATGACTGTGGAGGCAGATATCAATACAGGAAGCAGAGCTCTACCTAGTTTTATAAACTTCCATATTGATATATTTGAGGTTAAGAATCCAATCATTTGATACATGCAACTTTCTTGAATGTTTTTAAATAAGTTTTCGATCCCTATAAAATATGTATCCATATTTGATTCCATTAGGGGTTCTTGAGCTTATTCCATATGCTTCCAAATTCGAAAAAACATATAACCATCCTTGATGATGTTAGCGGGGTAGTTAAGCCTAGCAGGTGAGCATAAAAAACATTAACCAtccttaatttataattaattataatcATTTTATTAAATCTAACATAATAAAACATGTATTTAGAATGACATTACTTTTGGGCCCTCCGAGTTCTGGGAAAACGACACTATTGTTAGCTTTGGCTGGGAAGCTTGATAAGGATCTTAAGGTAAAATCTTGTTCTGAATGACTTGATTTCAAGATtaaaaaatttccattttctttatttttgacaTTTGGTAAATCTTTGTAGAGCTCTGGGAAGGTGACATACAATGGTCATGAATTGCATGAGTTTGTACCCGAAAGAACCTCTGCTTATATCAGTCAAAATGATGTCCATATTGGAGAAATGACTGTTAGAGAAACCTTGGCTTTTTCTGCACAATGTCAAGGGGTTGGATCACGATATGGTTAGATTGAGATTATTTTGTCCTGATTTTTAATTGTGGATATAACAATTTGTGGAAAATTTCAAAAAGAATATTAAAATGGACAAGGGTTTATCGTATAAATTGCAGAGATGTTGGCGGAGTTGTCAAGAAGAGAGAAAGATGCAAACATCAAGCCTGATCCTGACATCGACGTTTTTATGAAGGTATGGACCCATCTCCAGTTATAGGGAAAAAAACTTTTTGTTTAGGGATATTCACAATAGAGATTTTTCGAATTGCAAAATTGCTTCTTGAAATGTCCATACCACAACAAACCATTTTGGTCAATTTTGTCTTTTGTTTGTTTCGTAATTCTTTATGATTTAAATTTGATACTTCTGTTTTTTTATTAAGGCTGCAGCATCAGAACGTCAAGAGGCAAGTGTGATGACAGATTACACtctcaaggtatgaactttaaaTTAACTTTTTACAaacattaattatttataaaatctaATATAAGTTGTTTCTCATGAAGTTGTTGGGTTTGGACATTTGTGCGGATACCATGGTTGGGGATCAAATGGTACGCGGGATCTCTGGTGGCCAAAAGAAGCGAGTTACAACGGGTGAAATGATAGTTGGGCCATCAAATGTTCTTCTCATGGACGAAATTTCTACTGGTTTAGATAGTTCTACAACTTTCCAAATAGTGAAATCACTCAGACAATTTCTTCATATTCTTGAAGGAACAGCTGTCATTTCCCTCCTCCAGCCTGCACCCGAGACATATGATTTATTCGATGACATTATCCTTTTGACAGATGGGAAAATCGTGTACCAAGGACCACGTGATAATGTGCTCGAGTTTTTTGAATCTTTGGGGTTTAAATGCCCTGAGAGGAAAGGTGTCGCTGATTTCTTGCAAGAAGTATGTTCTCATTCTTTTCCCCTTGATTCAGTTCATCTCACATTAACAAGTTATTAACGTCCCACATTGGACACATCCTCATCTGCTTCTATATGTTTTGGAGTCTACCTTCTCCATAAAGACTCTTTAGAGGGAAAATTTAAGGGGTTCTTTTGGAGACATCTGTGGTGGAAAGACGCCTAATTTAAAAAATGCATAAATTTTGATATGTCAATAGTTAGGCGTCTCACTTTATATGGACTGAAAGCTTTTAAAGGGGTGGAGCTTCTATAAAACCCGCCACAGGCCGTTTGTCACATTTATCAGACCCAATTTTACTGTTTTGGACTCCAATTTGAATTTTCTAACCATATGTGATTTCTATGATTTCCCTAAATACGCATTTTATTTGAATAATTTGTTGTCAGttttaatttttggaaatttAGCAATACATATCAAATATAGATCACTAAAACTTCTCTCTTAGTGAACCCGaaacatttttttgttatttacttcCATTCTACCTCACCACATATATATCTGGTTAgcatatgtttttttatataattgtGAGATGTGGATAATTATGTTATAGGTGACATCGAAGAAAGATCAGCAGCAATATTGGATGAGAAGAAACGAGCATTACAGATTTGTGACAGCCAAGGAGTTCTCCGATGCATTTCGTTCCTTCCATGTAGGGAAAAGACTAGGGGAAGATATTGCCTCCACATATGACAAAGCAAGAAGCCACCCTGCTGCCCTTACAAGCAAGAAATACGGAATAAACAAGAAAGACCTCTTAAAAGCTTGCACCCATAGAGAAATATTGCTAATGAAGAGAAATTCTTTTGTTTACATCTTCAAATTGTCCCAAGTGAGTATCAATTTTGCTACAAATGTTTGCTTTTTTATGCTTAGCTCTAATCAAGATTGTTATTTCAGTTATTTATCATGGCGTTAGTCTGTATGACGGTGTTTTTCCGGACTGAGTTGCATAGAGGTAGTGTAGAAGATGGAGGGTTATATACGGGTGCTCTGTTTTTCGGTGTGGTTATGATCATGTTTAATGGGATGTCTGAGATCTCTATGACAATTGCAAAGCTTCCTGTATACTACAAGCAACGGGACTTCTTATTTTATCCCTCATGGGCGTATGCTCTTCCATCATGGATCATCAAGATTCCTGTTTCCCTTATTGAATCTGCTTTGTGGACGATTCTTACTTACTATGTCATAGGATTTGATCCTAATATCAATCGGTATAATCATTTTTCATTACTAGATTTAcaaatttcatgttcttgtttcatCTTTTATACCCTTCTTACCCAACTTTTGCGTTTTACAGATTCTTCCGACAGTATTTTTTACTGCTTTTTGTTAACCAAATGTCTTCTGCATTGTTTCGATTTATTGGAGCATTGGGTCGGAACATGATTGTTGCCAACACTTTTGGTTCATTTGCACTTCTTTTAGTCTTTGCGTTGGGTGGTTTTGTACTTTCACGAGGTACTTACAAGTTACTTGAttgaaaaccaaaaaaaatcccatcttttttttttatccctTTACGTATAACAGCCATGTTTTCCTTGTTACAGATGATATAAAGAAATGGTGGTTGTGGGGTTATTGGTCATCTCCAATGATGTACGCCATGAATGGCATTGTCGCTAATGAATTTCTTGGGCATCAGTGGAAAAAGGTAATACTATTTTTGTAACATCTCAAGTGCACCCACGATGTGATATTACAATATGCTTCCAACATCAATGTATTGATCAGCCAAAGCTTAATTTTTCTATATGCTTTTCGTGTTATAGACTTTAAACGATACGACACTCGGGAAATCCGTGATCACTGCTCGAGGATTCTTTGCGGAAGACTACTGGTATTGGATTGCAGTGGTGGCAATGATCGGATTCATTTTGGTCTACAATTTCTGTTTTGCTTTGTCTCTCGCTTTTCTCAACCGTGAGTATTTTTTCTACATTTTCATACTGAAATACCACTATAAGCGTAGTAGCCATTCAGTAACATTTAGTGTACAATTCATAGCTTTTGGGCAATCTCGATCAACCGTATCAACACAAACCCAGAGTGGCACAGGAGCGGTTGAGTTAACATCACCAGGTGGTGGGAGCAATCAAAAGAAGAAAAAAGGAATGATTCTTCCATTCGAACCACATTGCATTACCTTCAACGATGTCAAATACTCAGTCGACATGCCACTGGTAACTTGCTAGACACTTTTTTTTCCTTTACAAAATCCAAACTTATAATAGCAAAAATTTCAATTCCTAAGAGTGTTCTGATGTTTTTATAGGAAATGAGAGAACAGGGATTGAATGAAGATCGGTTACTGCTACTAAAGGGAGTGAGTGGAGCTTTTCGACCAGGGGTTTTGACCGCATTAATGGGGGTGAGTGGTGCAGGCAAAACTACTTTAATGGATGTACTCGCAGGTCGAAAAACGGGTGGTTATATAGAAGGTGACATCAGGATTTCCGGGTATCCAAAGAAACAAGAAACATTTGCTCGGATTTCCGGGTATTGTGAGCAAAACGACATTCATTCGCCTTATGTAACTGTTTACGAGTCTTTGCTATATTCGGCTTGGCTAAGGTTATCAACTGATGATGAAGGAACTCGAAAGGTTAGTGTGCTGAAAGTCGATTACATTCTTTTTGGGTTTTTCAGGATAATAAGATTTGAATGTTGTTTGTAGATGTTTGTTGATGAAGTTATGGGACTTGTGGAACTAACTCCATTGAGAGATGCACTAGTTGGGTTGCCAGGTATAAATGGGCTATCAACGGAACAACGAAAGCGGTTAACCATAGCGGTTGAGCTGGTGGCTAACCCATCTATAATATTTATGGATGAACCAACATCCGGTCTTGATGCTAGAGCGGCTGCTATTGTGATGAGAACTGTTAGGAACACCGTGGACACGGGTAGAACCGTTGTGTGCACCATTCATCAGCCTAGCATCGATATATTTGAAGCTTTTGATGAGGTGCATTTGAAAAATCCATATTTTTGTCTTCATTTTTTGTTTCATTAACTCAAGTCTTAATCAAATGcatgtcaaacacagtacaacCTAATTTTTATAGGGAAATATGGTTCACTACCGTTTAAGCAGCTAGCTTATCATCTAATCATATTGTGCAGCTATTCTTGATGAAAAGAGGAGGACAAGAGCTATACGTGGGACCTGTGGGTCGTCATTCTTGCCAGCTGATAAGATACTTTGAGGTAAGATATTCAACATACCGAGTGTATATATGCTAATGACAAGCGATATGCAACTAAAGTGGTAAAATCCCATTTGTTATTGTGAACTAGGATATCAACGGGGTAAGTAGGATTAAAGATGGATATAACCCTGCAACATGGATGTTGGAAGTGAGTACCACTGCTCAAGAACTGTCTCTTGGAGTTGATTTCACCGAAATCTATAGGAATTCCGAACTTTATCGGTGAGTACTTCAATTGCACTATGTTTACAACCTCATTCATTACATTGAGAACAACTTTGACAAACTTCCTAGGGTTATTTTCAATAATGAGAATAAAGAGGTTATCCACGTATTTCGCATAGACTAGAGATCGAGAGCGGGTCCCTCTACCGCCTTTTTTGGTGGGACaaacttttacaatttttttttccattAGCATGGTTTCTGTCTAATACATGTCAAAAAACAGTACAATTTTGTTTTAGTCAGTTTAACAGAAGTTTCTAATCAAGATTGCCATTACTTCACATGTCAAAAACAGTACAAGTTTGTTTTAGTCAGTTTAACAGAAGTTTCTGATCAAGATCGCCATATACTTCACAGGAGAAACAAGGCTCTTATTGCTGAACTAAGCATATCACGTCCCGATACAAAAGATCTTTATTTCCCAACCCAATTCGCGCAACCTTTCATGGTCCAGTGTATCGCATGCCTATGGAAACAACGGTGGTCCTACTGGCGGAACCCTCCTTACACTGCTGTCCGTTTTGCTTTCACCACCTTTATCGGGGTCATGTTTGGGACCATGTTTTGGGATCTTGGTGGTAAACGGTAAAAATCCAAAactgaaaccctaaaccctaatcaaTTGTTTTTGTTACATTGTTACATATGTTCAATATTTTGTTTGTGTATTCAGGAAAACCCAACAACAGCTAACTAATGCAATGGGTTCTATGTACATGGCGGTTCTCTTCCTAGGAGTCCAAAATGCATCGGCAGTGCAGCCTGTTGTGGATGTCGAACGCACCGTCTTTTACCGAGAACGAGCTGCAGGAATGTATTCGGCTTTACCATATGCTTTCGCACAGGTGATTATACCAACTACCTTTTATTTAGGGTTAATTTACTCACATCTCTTATTTCTCATAATCTGGATACGGAACTTATTTTTTTGTCAATTAATGGGTTGTTTGATTGTTACTAATTAAGTCAAATCTGATTGAGTCGGTCTAAATCACCCAGTTTCTACCCAATAAAAAGGCATACCAGAGTCTTTAAGAGTTTATAAGGTCGAATAAGAGGCTTCTAATTGtggtataaaaacaagtttaagaGGCAGTAAGACGCATATCAACAACCCCTAAATCACACTTGGCGGTTTGCTATATATATTTGCATAATCTTTATGTTACTTTTTGTCAACTAAACAATTAAACTAACATTTTTATGTACTTGGTAACTAGATAATCTAATTTCCTGTTAACAAATGACCCCAAATAACCACTTTCCTTAAGTTTAATGACCTAATTGGGAAAAGAAAAATTGTTGGGAAAAAAAAAGGAACAGGCTTGAATGATTACCAGTGATTATCTGTTCAAGATTCTGAACATTTTCTGGTTTACGTAGGTTCTGGTCGAAGTACCTTACGTTTTTGCACAAACCGCCTTCTATAGTCTGATTGTGTACGCCATGATCGGGTTTGAATGGACAGCCGCCAAATTCTTCTATTACTTCTTCTTCCAGTTCTGTTGTCTACTCTACATGACGTTTTACGGCATGATGACGGTGGCAATCACCCCCAACGCCAACATTGCCGCCATTATCGCAGCTTCGTTTTACGGGTTTTTCAACCTGTTTTCTGGTTTCATCATTCCACGACCCGTAAGTTTCTTAATCTTTTCATCTCAATTGTGAATAACATTAACCCTTCATTCTTCATCGCTGATCGTTAGGGTTTTGTTCCAATTGCAACAGAAAATTCCGGTGTGGTGGCGGTGGTACTACTGGTGTAATCCGATGGCGTGGACCATCTACGGCATGGTGGTGTCGCAGTTTGGCGACTATGACGATGTGCTTACGAACGGTGAGACAGTGAAAGGGTATCTGGATCGGTATTTAGGCTACAAACACGATTTTCTGGGCACAATTGCCGGAGTTCACGTGGGATTGGTTGTGGTCTTTGGGTTTATATTTGCTTATTGCATCAAATCATTCAATTTTCAGAAGAGATAAATATCAAATAATCACAACATCAAAATCTGAGTCCAATTTTTTGtatttaaagtgttttttttcttttttttcatttttttttgtgtgtatgtgtgtgtgtgtttggtttTATAGAACTACGTGTTAACTTGATGTGAAATTTATATAATGTGGAGTATATTTATCTTTTATACAATGTTGTTGTATTTGATATGATTGAGTGTAACTTGATGTGTAACTCATTGACCATTAGTTAAATCTTAACCTGATTCGGAGTCTATATGTCACACACcaaaccgagaatggcggaaacgttctaaggcagaggacgtcatgtaaagtatcacaacagtgtaaagtagtaaacaagcaacaacatcatttattgcattaatagtataattttaaatacaagtgtgttctttcatagtataaaacaacatataatgaataatcaaaataaaagatgagtcttgactgcttcgtcttcacaaaacctagtCGTCGTACCCAATGGCGGAACTCAGTTATAGCCAAGGGGGGCCATGGCCCCCTTGCTTTTTTGAGTTATAAGTTCCAATATTTGCAACTCGTTGGCAAACTTGAATTGGATGAGTAGGCCTAACATATCTCAAAGTtgagtattatttatttatttcattaaagCAACTTGGGCCAACTTGGGCCTACCGAGTGCATTCTCCTTTTTTAAGACTATAATTTCAGTTTTTTTATTTGCATTTATTCCCACGTTTTATAAATATTTTGgttattcttttatgtttaattaAACATCTCAATCTCAATAtagtaatatatataaataaaatagtaATACATAGAGAAAGCACTTGGTTAATACTAAACGTATACTTGAAAGCGTGTAAAAAATTCCCATTTAGTgagattttggaaaaaaaaaataagctGCTTAGCTAAGGTAAGGTTACTCGACCAAGATAAAAAATGATGATCAAAATTTTGTTTTGGTTTAGCGTTGAGATTATAGACCTCCtcaataataatattataaagcattttattttatttaaattgaaGAACAGTAGACTTGTAAGCGTATACTTGAAAGCGTGTAAAAAATTCCATTTTCCGCCCCtggtcgtacctgtctatttgtgacctgagaatacaagttattttgaaagcgagtatcaacaataaagctggtgaattcataagtattttaatgtctttgatttgtaaaaactgTAAGGAAAAGCCTTGtgaatgtttgaagaaaagtttgtataagtatgaaaaccctagaaaatcacatatttcctactagtataaaaatgtagtcttctaccaagactcgactgttttgaaggtttgaaCCTCTACATAAGAGAAAGTTTGTCccttgtacaactattattattcaaagCTAATATACcacatcgattatgtgaatgtgacacaaaataaaggtaataagaaaaataatttaataactgaaatcgtatccttttgtactaggataatcACGGCGTGGTAACGCACCGACCAATACAACCGTAGACACCTGTCGATGTGCATTTGTCGTTTGTAAAGTGtaagtattgtagtattgtatgaagtgactactattgtactaattgccttaaatttagtattaaggtataatgtgatggctagatctcatactaaacgttctccctgtcaagagattcagggaaccaaacgcgacctctGCAAtaattgcaagccgtgaacatccacattaagaTTATGATCatttatacccaatataactatcaccttctGTTTAGAACAATGCgctagtgattcattggtatagttagatcctgtaatTGTTCTATGttatagcaccttattatgtttgttctattatcgtgtattgtatcttcctccctatttctctttattgtgtgttctcttatgttatcgtgtattgtatctatgAAATAGTATATATGTAATTGTCTCTCTTGTAATTacatctcttgtaattgtatctattgtaattgtatgtaatagtATTTCTGTAATTGCACTTCGgtaatagtatgtaatagtatctcttcatatagtatgtaatgtattagtatagactcatgaatgaactgactcttctgtgattccttgtacttggaatagtaagtagtatctcctaactatacctattatagttactagtaatgtacgtatataaccgaaagtatgcctttgctacccaaaggtactgaattgactgatggaacttttatgtctatataagtatacataatatataactaatatttagacgacattcggacaaataactgataccctaaggccacatccaaacaaggaaaaggaattaaagcgagctagcagtc includes these proteins:
- the LOC111910237 gene encoding pleiotropic drug resistance protein 1 isoform X1 yields the protein MDGSDIYKASSSMRASSSGSGMMSTLRSASTSVWRNSGMDVFTKSTREENDEEALKWASLEKLPTFDRLKRGLLFGSRGPSYEVDVDNLDYNDRKRLLDRLVRIADEDNEKFLLKLRNRIDRVGIDLPTIEVKFEHMTVEADINTGSRALPSFINFHIDIFEGFLSLFHMLPNSKKHITILDDVSGVVKPSRMTLLLGPPSSGKTTLLLALAGKLDKDLKSSGKVTYNGHELHEFVPERTSAYISQNDVHIGEMTVRETLAFSAQCQGVGSRYEMLAELSRREKDANIKPDPDIDVFMKAAASERQEASVMTDYTLKLLGLDICADTMVGDQMVRGISGGQKKRVTTGEMIVGPSNVLLMDEISTGLDSSTTFQIVKSLRQFLHILEGTAVISLLQPAPETYDLFDDIILLTDGKIVYQGPRDNVLEFFESLGFKCPERKGVADFLQEVTSKKDQQQYWMRRNEHYRFVTAKEFSDAFRSFHVGKRLGEDIASTYDKARSHPAALTSKKYGINKKDLLKACTHREILLMKRNSFVYIFKLSQLFIMALVCMTVFFRTELHRGSVEDGGLYTGALFFGVVMIMFNGMSEISMTIAKLPVYYKQRDFLFYPSWAYALPSWIIKIPVSLIESALWTILTYYVIGFDPNINRFFRQYFLLLFVNQMSSALFRFIGALGRNMIVANTFGSFALLLVFALGGFVLSRDDIKKWWLWGYWSSPMMYAMNGIVANEFLGHQWKKTLNDTTLGKSVITARGFFAEDYWYWIAVVAMIGFILVYNFCFALSLAFLNREYFFYIFILKYHYKRSSHSVTFSVQFIAFGQSRSTVSTQTQSGTGAVELTSPGGGSNQKKKKGMILPFEPHCITFNDVKYSVDMPLEMREQGLNEDRLLLLKGVSGAFRPGVLTALMGVSGAGKTTLMDVLAGRKTGGYIEGDIRISGYPKKQETFARISGYCEQNDIHSPYVTVYESLLYSAWLRLSTDDEGTRKMFVDEVMGLVELTPLRDALVGLPGINGLSTEQRKRLTIAVELVANPSIIFMDEPTSGLDARAAAIVMRTVRNTVDTGRTVVCTIHQPSIDIFEAFDELFLMKRGGQELYVGPVGRHSCQLIRYFEDINGVSRIKDGYNPATWMLEVSTTAQELSLGVDFTEIYRNSELYRRNKALIAELSISRPDTKDLYFPTQFAQPFMVQCIACLWKQRWSYWRNPPYTAVRFAFTTFIGVMFGTMFWDLGGKRKTQQQLTNAMGSMYMAVLFLGVQNASAVQPVVDVERTVFYRERAAGMYSALPYAFAQVLVEVPYVFAQTAFYSLIVYAMIGFEWTAAKFFYYFFFQFCCLLYMTFYGMMTVAITPNANIAAIIAASFYGFFNLFSGFIIPRPKIPVWWRWYYWCNPMAWTIYGMVVSQFGDYDDVLTNGETVKGYLDRYLGYKHDFLGTIAGVHVGLVVVFGFIFAYCIKSFNFQKR
- the LOC111910237 gene encoding pleiotropic drug resistance protein 1 isoform X2, whose translation is MDGSDIYKASSSMRASSSGSGMMSTLRSASTSVWRNSGMDVFTKSTREENDEEALKWASLEKLPTFDRLKRGLLFGSRGPSYEVDVDNLDYNDRKRLLDRLVRIADEDNEKFLLKLRNRIDRVGIDLPTIEVKFEHMTVEADINTGSRALPSFINFHIDIFEGFLSLFHMLPNSKKHITILDDVSGVVKPSRMTLLLGPPSSGKTTLLLALAGKLDKDLKSSGKVTYNGHELHEFVPERTSAYISQNDVHIGEMTVRETLAFSAQCQGVGSRYEMLAELSRREKDANIKPDPDIDVFMKAAASERQEASVMTDYTLKLLGLDICADTMVGDQMVRGISGGQKKRVTTGEMIVGPSNVLLMDEISTGLDSSTTFQIVKSLRQFLHILEGTAVISLLQPAPETYDLFDDIILLTDGKIVYQGPRDNVLEFFESLGFKCPERKGVADFLQEVTSKKDQQQYWMRRNEHYRFVTAKEFSDAFRSFHVGKRLGEDIASTYDKARSHPAALTSKKYGINKKDLLKACTHREILLMKRNSFVYIFKLSQLFIMALVCMTVFFRTELHRGSVEDGGLYTGALFFGVVMIMFNGMSEISMTIAKLPVYYKQRDFLFYPSWAYALPSWIIKIPVSLIESALWTILTYYVIGFDPNINRFFRQYFLLLFVNQMSSALFRFIGALGRNMIVANTFGSFALLLVFALGGFVLSRDDIKKWWLWGYWSSPMMYAMNGIVANEFLGHQWKKTLNDTTLGKSVITARGFFAEDYWYWIAVVAMIGFILVYNFCFALSLAFLNPFGQSRSTVSTQTQSGTGAVELTSPGGGSNQKKKKGMILPFEPHCITFNDVKYSVDMPLEMREQGLNEDRLLLLKGVSGAFRPGVLTALMGVSGAGKTTLMDVLAGRKTGGYIEGDIRISGYPKKQETFARISGYCEQNDIHSPYVTVYESLLYSAWLRLSTDDEGTRKMFVDEVMGLVELTPLRDALVGLPGINGLSTEQRKRLTIAVELVANPSIIFMDEPTSGLDARAAAIVMRTVRNTVDTGRTVVCTIHQPSIDIFEAFDELFLMKRGGQELYVGPVGRHSCQLIRYFEDINGVSRIKDGYNPATWMLEVSTTAQELSLGVDFTEIYRNSELYRRNKALIAELSISRPDTKDLYFPTQFAQPFMVQCIACLWKQRWSYWRNPPYTAVRFAFTTFIGVMFGTMFWDLGGKRKTQQQLTNAMGSMYMAVLFLGVQNASAVQPVVDVERTVFYRERAAGMYSALPYAFAQVLVEVPYVFAQTAFYSLIVYAMIGFEWTAAKFFYYFFFQFCCLLYMTFYGMMTVAITPNANIAAIIAASFYGFFNLFSGFIIPRPKIPVWWRWYYWCNPMAWTIYGMVVSQFGDYDDVLTNGETVKGYLDRYLGYKHDFLGTIAGVHVGLVVVFGFIFAYCIKSFNFQKR